Genomic DNA from Scatophagus argus isolate fScaArg1 chromosome 15, fScaArg1.pri, whole genome shotgun sequence:
CCGTGCGATGACCTTATGCCCTGCAcgttcagcagcagctctgacgTTATCTTACCTCCTCAGCGGTTGCCATGTCTTCGGCGACACTCAGCCGCTCTCTGTCAACACTCAACACGAGGGATGTTGTGTTTACTGAACgtggggaaagagaggaggaggaggacgttTATTTCTCCTTTATGACAGGATTCCTGCTCAGTTTCCATTTCCAAACGTTTGAAATATGCTTCGGAGAATCATTTGGTGATTGCGAGTCTTTGTATTTGACAGCGGTTAAGTGataaagtacttttactttactgaaGTACTTCCAGTTAATGTTACTCTGCAGTTTCTGAGAAGAAAGTGGATCTGTTCATTCAGCTGATACGATTACCATGACGAGCTGAGCGGAGTCAGCTGTTTCACTGATTCTCTGTTTGCCCTCATTCTGTTGCATTTCTGCTCATATCTCAGCCAATTACTTGTTTTGTTATAAATAGGCTGCGGCAGTGAGCCACAGGCTGAGAGATCGTCGGTTTGAATCCTTTagtcagaaaacagaacaataacCGCTCAGCCTTCCGTAGAATATATGAGCACCTTTCAGGATTTCTCCTTGAATTCATCGTCATCTGGAGTCTTTCTTGAGGTCGTCTTCACCGCCAGCAATCCTCACCGGCAATTACAAgctggccaatcagagctctGCGCAGTAACCATGGTAGTGTAACCATGGAGGTGTAGTTGAGAAGATCAATGCCACTCAAGCATCTGTCTGTGAAACAGAAGCTGTAGTTAGCAGActgttagtttagcttagcatgaagacaggaaacaggaggaaagagtAAGCATCTGTCTAAAAGTAGAGAATATGCCAACCAGCACACCCAAAGGTCAGTAATGATCACATATCTTTTTTGCTTAATCAATACAAAAACCCACATGTAAAAGCAACCATTTTTATGTGCTGGATGATTTTTAGGGTGGGAGCAGCGACCAAAAAACAGACATAAGAAGAAagttattttttgctttttttgttatatttttgctcTTCTGTTTATCTCCCTCACTTCTCAGCAAGAGCAGCCGCCCCACGACGAGGTCTCGTCTCAGCCTGTCAGCTCCGCCCTTCGACCTCCCATCTCTAAATGTGGGGACCTGGTCCTCTGTCTGGACTACCGTCCCGATGTGGAGAAGCTGCTGGTCTCCGTGATCGCGGCCCGGGACATCCCTGACAAGGCTCGCACCGGAATGGACTCCTGGCAGGTCCACATGGTCCTGCTTCCCTCCAAGAAACAGCGGCAAAAGACGTCGGTGCAGAAGGGTTCGCTGCCGCACTTCAACGAGACGTTCCGCTTCTCGCGCCTGGATCCGTCGGAGCTGCACTCGTCGGCCGTCAGGTTCAGGCTGTACGCGCTCGGCGGCAGGATGTCCCGTGAGCGAATGATGGGTGAGAAGGTGCTGCGTTTAGGAGGGCTCAACCCAAACGGAGGGACGATGGAGACAACGCTGGTTCTGGAGCCTCGCAGTAACCTCAAGGTGAGTGTGTTGCCGTCAGAAAGATTCTGAAGGTTCTGATTGTGTTAGCTGTCACAGATCTGCACAgaaatctgctgctgttcactttgcttgtttgtctgtgttctgTCAGACTGTGGACTCCCAGCTGAGCCTGTCTGCTGTGTCTCAGAGCGACAGCGCCTCGTCCACTCAGTCTCTGACCCACGGCGGCGTCCCTGAGCTGCTGGTGGGGCTGTCCTACAACGCCACCACAGGACGCATGTCTGTGGAGCTCATCAAGGGCAGCCACTTCAGAAACCTGGCCATCAACAGACCACCAGGTGTGCAGTGAGCCTCATTCCCACACTGTactcacatgcacagacattATAGCCTGAAATCTGGCGACTGAACTTGTGTTAGATGCTAAtatatgttagcatgctaatcgGTCAAAGTAAGATGACGAACATTTACTCTCACTGGTTCCAGTAGCCATACTGTTCAGTATGCCAGAGACACATTTAGCATGTCCCAGTGCATGGTATGTCAAGTTCTGTATGCCAAAATACCAGAATGTCTAACTGCAGCTGCTCCTATTTTTCAGTATGCAAGCCAGAGGCTGACAGATCAGTGGTTGCATTCTCAATCAATACTTTTCCTTGTAACTGCAAATTCTGCACTACAGACTACAACATATATATGAACAAGAGAGTCAGAGTTCAAGTTGCAGTGTTATGATGAAGTAGCTTGTCTCAGATGTATGCACACTGCATGCAGCAGCACCTACTTGGAGCAGCTGCAGTACACAATCAAAGGAACAGGATGCAATTTGGTGaatatcagcatgttaacattagcTGCTCGCTGTAGACGCTTCACACAGtaacccctccccctctcctctggTCCAGACACCTACGGCCGTCTGACTCTGTTGAATTCGGTCGGTCAGGAGATCTCTCGGTGTAAGACGTCGGTGCGTCGCGGCCAGCCCAATCCCGTCTACAAGGAGACGTTCGTCTTCCAGGTGGCACTGTTCCAGCTCTCGGACGTCACGCTGCTGGTCTCCATTTACAACCGCCGCAGCATGAAGCGCAAAGAGATGGTGGGCTGGATCGCTCTGGGCCAGAACAGCAGCGGCGAAGAGGAGCAGCTCCACTGGCAGGACATGAAAGAGAGTCGAGGACAGCAGGTCTGCCGCTGGCACGTCCTGCTGGAGGCATAACGCCACCAAGatttaggatttttttcttttaaaggtgAAAGAAAGTCTATCGTGATAGTCGGAAAGTGTATTTGATCTGCGGAGGAGTACATTTTCCACCGACATCACACCTGTCCAAGGCTGGACTAACGTCAGACATGGCTGCTTAGTTTATGTCACCATGAAGGAACAAATTCTGCTTTTGGAGGCTGACTCATGTTTAAAATTCAATGTTTCTGTAGatgaatgaggaaataaatgatAGTCCTTAGCAAAGGTTACATGACAAAAAGACTCAAGTGGCAGATAAAGAATTTCTTTGTCACAAATTTGAAGGTTTCAAATTTAAAGGTTTCAAATTTGTACTCATGAAGAAGCTTTGCAGAGCATCCGTCAGCCTCGAGGAGTTGAGAATTTGTCCTTCACTCAGAGAAACAGATCTGTTGTGAGACGAGGGAGCTGCAGTTTAGTGATCTGCTGTGTTGAAAGTTCACACAaattagaggtgtgtgtgtgtgtgtgtgtgacgtgtTATTTATAAATCTTGTTCTTTTACTGGCTGGCAAATAAGTGGAGCTACAAACACATCAAGGTGCTCGGCTCTGAACTGatgcaaacaggaagcagaaagaTGAAATAACCTGGAAATCTAATCCTGAAAATATTATTGTCAGATCATCTCGGAAACTCAAACTCAGATTTTCAGGTCTTTGTTCCAGTTTATGTCTGAAAACAAACCAGCTGAGAATGATGACGCTGGTATCTGACACACGTTAATCAAAACAGTAAGAGTTGGTCAGTCGACATGAACATCTCCCTCAGACTTCACCATCTCATCGTTCATGTATGCGACCgttaaaggtgcagtttgtAAGACATGgtcagaattttagtttaaaacattcaacaaaGGAACTAACATCAACAGAGTATGACGCAGTGTTGATGTTATGTCAGACACATCAGGTACCTCCTgaggttagcatgctaaccagctaacTCTCTCTCCTGTTCCAGTCAGCCGTGTCTTCACATCCCCAGAGTCTTAGTCCTCGTCTGAGCCGCTGTAAATCACCTCCGTGTTTCATCCCCGTCCTCTGACTGATCCCCACTGGTCTTGGAGGCTGTGTCCCAGTCTGGTGTCCAGCTGTGCTCACTGGGAGGCTGCTGAGCCCACTTGCCAGCGTGACTCCCCTGCAATGCGAGGTCACTGTCCAGACACAATCCAGTCATGTATAGGGCCACTAGCTCTGCAGCTACCTGAACTAACTGTAGGTATAGCTACAGCCAGAGATGCCTATAGTGAGCCACAGTTACTCTGCTGATATGCTGCCAACTGTATTTCTGGAACTACTTTCAAATTCTGTCcacattttactttttgagCCTTTAAATTGTTTCTAGCACCAAAGGTGCGTGAGGAATAGCAGTGACACTGAAGGAGCATGTGACCGTGAAATACtcagaaacaaacatgagaAGCTATTTGATGATtcaagtggaggaggaaggcgTCTCATTCATATTCTCTGACACGTGCTACTACAGGCAGGAAGTCTCCAGCAGCTGGAGACTCTTAACCCCATTGGGATGAGAGCAACTGTCCTCCAAGCCCCCGCCTCGTCACCACTGAATGATGTTATTTGGCGTCGGCTCGATCTTCACAGGGCAAAGCTCATTTCAACAATCATCAACGCTGAGCTGAAAAGAGGCTTTAAATATCTCACTGCAGCTGTTAATAACATGCAACGAATTACCCTGGAAGTGCTTTATGGTCACCACACGCTCTCTTTGTGGTAATTGGTAGTTACAGCTGTGGAATCGTACAGTGCGATGACGGTAATGTTGCTGCTAATGCTCATCCTCTTCCAGTCTGAGTGTCACTGAGTCATAAGGCAGCAGTTCAGCCCGGAGGGGGaggtgtatttgtttgtgtagaCAGATACTGTAGCTCTGAATCCTCGGGGGTTCGCACAACCAGAGCAGAGATGTGTTTCTTTGAGTGTTTTCTTCGGGCAGGTGCCAACAAAGCCTCTTTACAAATATTGAAATGCAACTTGGGATCAGAAGAAAGTGGAGGAGAACGACTCGGAAATGCAACATTTTTCGGGTATGTGGAGGTGAGAGTCAGTAATTAAAACAGGCATGACAAATGAACTGCTCAGATCAAATTCTTCATGTGAATTAAAGGGCCAGTTCACCAAAATCAACAAAACGTGTTTTTGCACCATGTTTTGAGAGACTCCACCTCAGTACACTGGGTGTGAATATGATTTGGGTTTTGCTGcacaaagcactgaaaaaataaatacaaaagtcAGGACAGAAACTTGTTTTTCCAGAAAGAAATGTGCTGGTATTTTTAATAATCCTCATAGCTGAAACCTTTTTAAGCAACGATCAAAAATGCCTGTGCTCTGAAGCTCGATGATAAGACACTAAGTGAAATATTCAAAGCTAAAAGCATGTTTTTTATTGGCTGCACTTGATGTcttgtgtgtcattttatcTACATCCCTAAaattttcacatatttaataGGTCTAAAATGGatgtaataaatattattaAGCTTTCTTTAGGCATTTAAAGGTTAAGGAAAGACAATGTTAGAAAGAAACTGTCAGTGCCTGTTGTTGGGATGTGAGCAGCAGTCCCCAGTGTCACAGTCAGGCTGTTTGCTTAAGGTGTTTGAACAAACACTCAGTGCGGCAAGCCCTCTGGCGAGAACAGAGGAGCACAAGAGAGAGAATGTCCAATAAGATTTTCTGACTTGTACTTATGTACATTTTCGTTTTGATCTTCTCTCCTTAAAAGGCAGGATTTTTCAACAGTCCTCTGGACAAAGGAAGATGGTAGAGACACCTGAATGTTCAACTGCCAAAACACGTGCAGATGAATCCAAAAGCTTGTATGAATCACAACATGATTAAAACAATCAGTTTTCACTTACGaacccatcatcatcatcatcatcatcatcatcatcacttccATCAACACACCCTCCAAACCATAAAGAAGCACAATTAGTGTGAACATTTCTGATGTGTTTGTCACTTTGTGAGGCAGATGTTTGCCTCGGTTCACTTTACACTTAGTTGGGACATACGAGATTACACAGACGAACAACATGTGCTAAGTGCTTAAGTGCTTGTCATGAGTAGAATGCACAGAACCACTTTCTTCCAGTGAGAACACAGTGATTTGTTAAGTCGTTAATTGATTCAGGGAATCTTCCAGCAACAAAGACTGGACACAAGGTCTTTAACTCAAATATGAATGGTATGTTAAGAGGCACACTTAATGGACTCGTTCTATATCTGTTAAATGCAGGAAGCAGTCtgtaaatgctgtgtgtgtagtgtttaAACTGCAGATATGTAATGGGCGGCTATTTCAGGTATAAATGAAGCTTGGGTGTAGAATGGGAGTGCTGCAGCTGGATTTAGCTTTGTAAAACTCAAGACAAGATATTTACTTAactgttatatatatatgttatatatataatatttatatatttcaacatttctcagagacaaaaaataatgaaacgCTGAGTTAAACCTACCTTCCATAAACCTCTCCCTCCTTAGTTAATGTTGCTACACCTGTTGCTACACGTGGACCAAACTGTCATTGCTGGCTGAAATGCTAGTGGTAACTGCTAATAGTTTCTGCTAACTGCAAGCTAGCTCAGTAATAAGTCAGCATCCTGACTGATTGGTAGAAGACATGAAAATAGAAAGAATTAGAAGAGATCTTGTATTGTATGCTAGTTAGCTTtagtactgcagtaaaagttACTTGGACAAGTTAGGTTTACACTTTATTGCATTTCCAGACGGTTTGCTTAACAAGAAAATCATTTGTGGACTATTTTCTACTGAACTAGATGAACGTATCCCTGGTAAACTTACCCAAACCAAATGAAAAGCTAGCCTAAACTCATATAGTTATGTCATGTTAAGCCATTGCCTGCTGCTCCAAGTATTGATGAATGTTACTAGGCAACAGCAGTCAGCTAGTTAGCCATTAGCATATTGCATTAGCAGTTCACAGTTTGgctcttgtatttttatttttggaaaggAGAGAAATATAATGTCAAAGTGTAAACTTTTTGGGTACAAAGTTGCCTGTTTGGGAAAGATTTAGCAAACAGTCAGCTTCTTATATTTGTAGTTTAAGTTTGACAGCTAGCTGGCTAGCTAGCTGATGCTTCCAGAAAACTCACTTAAAACGAACCCGACAAACAACAAGGAGTTTTGCTGAAAAATGTAAGAGTTTGTGGATCATAGCTGTGAGAGGGTCATGGGGTATGTCTTTTAAATTACTGCACCATGAAACACAATTTTACTAGCTTATTTGTgcagtgaaataataaaaacaagttaGCCCAgacagaacattaaaaaaaataaaaaattgttgCATAACAAAGtgctaatttgtttttgtttttttatcacagTTTTATCACAGTACTGATAAGTTTGATTAAATGCTGATTTTGACATCTTGCTATATAATTTTCATTTGACCAGTCAACCTGTCACGAGATTTGATATCAGCACTCCTATTCGACAGGCTTCGTATAAGTGAGTGTATGAATAGTGACATGAACAATATTTACTGCACAGACTGATATATTTTATGCATGTCGAGTTGTTGTACAGAATCTATAGTATCTCttctatattttttaaaatagtaaatgtttaatgttcttAAGTATTTCCCAGGATTTCTATGATATTTACACGTCTGCATGCTCAGTTTGGGATCCCAGCTTGAATTACAGATGTGAGACAATCGGATTGTGCTGCAGGTGTAATACAGCTGTAATACTCTGATGAAGTGCCTGTAACATTTTGAGATGAAACATATCCACCATGATAAATTTGCATGAAGCCTTGTTGTTGTTCCCTGTGAATGCTGCTGTAGGACTGCATGCATGGAAGGTGATGACAGGGCAGGCCTCCTGATGTCAAGGCCGGGACCAGGGCTGAAGTCCGAGTCCACACCAGGCCAACAGGGTGTAGAAACCTACATACCTACAAACCtaaattcacacacagaataaatgcAATGCTCTCTGAATCTTTAatccttttctcttttactttgaGGGAACACATTACCTCAAAAGGAATACTTAGACATTTTGGGAGATACACTGATTTTCTTACATGATTAGAATAAGAATATTTATATCAGTCTTGCATCTGTGTTTTAAGTACAGAGCTGAAtgtgtttagcctagcttagcataaagactgggagCTTCCCAGTACTTGTGTGCTACAACATGTAACTTCTCCTAAAACCAGGAACTGTTGTCCTTAtgtcactgttttggtttgattaaacaaatataatatataacataCTAATTAGTGAGCTGTAGAGGAGCTGGTGGGTGTTTTTATtaaccaggctagctgtttaTCTCTGTCaccagtgtttatgctaagctaggttAGCCTGCTCTTTGGTTCTTGATCTGTAGTGTTGATCTTCTCAGCTAACTCTTGGCATGTTACTGATACGTATTTCGCAAAATGTGAAAGGGTTCCTTTAAATATTAGAAGCCTGTTTCAAACTGGGATTATTTTCAACAGAAATTTAACCATAATCAGAAACAGTGTACTAAAATCCTCTCACTGCTAACCCAACAACAAAATCCAGCTTCCATATCCTGAAAAGGTTTCAGGTCCTTAAATCTTTGTAAATCAGCCCATCAGAAGTGGAACCTGTAGCTGTTGTCCAGTGAGACCAATCTGAGACAGTGACACTGTGGACACTGCTTTAGCCTGTAGAGACTGTTGTCCTTCAGCCGTGGTCTGGGCCGTGCATGCTGAGCCCCGCGGCACCCAGAAAGCACTTTTTGTACCAAGTTTGTCGTTGCCAATAAAACCCAAAAGATCCCTGCTGTGGGAACGTCTGTGTGCCATCTGTTTTTCTTGGGTCCTTCTCGCCTTCATGAGCTTTGTTCAAATGTCTTAATTCGGAAAATGAGGCCATCGTTAACAACGACACACAGTTCATCCCTCTGCGATTGGGAGTAGAGATTTCCAGTTTcgcacatgaaaacacacagagtggaTTAGAGATTAGGGAAAGTATGTTgatgggtttttgttttttaagtgttgggttttttggggagggggggacaTTTGAAggaatttatttttgcattttaacagcTATTAGCCAAGAAATAGTAATCTTATCACTTTTAATAGTATTTTTAGAACTCCTGTGTACTCATTTCTAGATCTCCTCATTACCAGtaatatttcttcttctgtttgctgGTGCCGTGGAGGGAAGTCATCTTCACATCAGGAGTCAAATCCTCCTGATGCTAAACAATCTTCtgtgatcaataaagtatatctatctatctatctatctatggcTGCTAGTTAGTATTACTTCATCTAAAGTGTGGAGCTCATTTCCAAAATACGTCTgaagtttttactttttttgttgttttttactaACACGAAGTGAATCTACATGAGCAACCAGATTGGATCAGTGAATCTCAAACTTCCCCCTCTCAGAATCACAAGAAatcttaattttatttgtc
This window encodes:
- the syt16 gene encoding synaptotagmin-16 isoform X2 gives rise to the protein MASKGEPAENTWWTFSKLTPEAIGFLSTVGVVIVALAVLFLFINKKLCFSRVGGLPCLEQHGRRKKGRLGVRQGLVNSYGDDEDDGSSSSDSEEEVLKQFEISVSRSQSFRTAASKSSEQQTQLPLGRRHKFSRLSDQEEGSTEPSDCEEMEAPSRQSFQDPLSAAIDKSEKESTLSQETPAGLEAAGGTCSRTPSMTRPAADGSEATEVVDLNKNDPTDSASSTWSPEQEQPPHDEVSSQPVSSALRPPISKCGDLVLCLDYRPDVEKLLVSVIAARDIPDKARTGMDSWQVHMVLLPSKKQRQKTSVQKGSLPHFNETFRFSRLDPSELHSSAVRFRLYALGGRMSRERMMGEKVLRLGGLNPNGGTMETTLVLEPRSNLKTVDSQLSLSAVSQSDSASSTQSLTHGGVPELLVGLSYNATTGRMSVELIKGSHFRNLAINRPPDTYGRLTLLNSVGQEISRCKTSVRRGQPNPVYKETFVFQVALFQLSDVTLLVSIYNRRSMKRKEMVGWIALGQNSSGEEEQLHWQDMKESRGQQVCRWHVLLEA
- the syt16 gene encoding synaptotagmin-16 isoform X3, producing MSSRRPVTLITPEAIGFLSTVGVVIVALAVLFLFINKKLCFSRVGGLPCLEQHGRRKKGRLGVRQGLVNSYGDDEDDGSSSSDSEEEVLKQFEISVSRSQSFRTAASKSSEQQTQLPLGRRHKFSRLSDQEEGSTEPSDCEEMEAPSRQSFQDPLSAAIDKSEKESTLSQETPAGLEAAGGTCSRTPSMTRPAADGSEATEVVDLNKNDPTDSASSTWSPEQEQPPHDEVSSQPVSSALRPPISKCGDLVLCLDYRPDVEKLLVSVIAARDIPDKARTGMDSWQVHMVLLPSKKQRQKTSVQKGSLPHFNETFRFSRLDPSELHSSAVRFRLYALGGRMSRERMMGEKVLRLGGLNPNGGTMETTLVLEPRSNLKTVDSQLSLSAVSQSDSASSTQSLTHGGVPELLVGLSYNATTGRMSVELIKGSHFRNLAINRPPDTYGRLTLLNSVGQEISRCKTSVRRGQPNPVYKETFVFQVALFQLSDVTLLVSIYNRRSMKRKEMVGWIALGQNSSGEEEQLHWQDMKESRGQQVCRWHVLLEA
- the syt16 gene encoding synaptotagmin-16 isoform X1; amino-acid sequence: MASDNCLFVWSDQCVIVCPLSLSLLLPVTPEAIGFLSTVGVVIVALAVLFLFINKKLCFSRVGGLPCLEQHGRRKKGRLGVRQGLVNSYGDDEDDGSSSSDSEEEVLKQFEISVSRSQSFRTAASKSSEQQTQLPLGRRHKFSRLSDQEEGSTEPSDCEEMEAPSRQSFQDPLSAAIDKSEKESTLSQETPAGLEAAGGTCSRTPSMTRPAADGSEATEVVDLNKNDPTDSASSTWSPEQEQPPHDEVSSQPVSSALRPPISKCGDLVLCLDYRPDVEKLLVSVIAARDIPDKARTGMDSWQVHMVLLPSKKQRQKTSVQKGSLPHFNETFRFSRLDPSELHSSAVRFRLYALGGRMSRERMMGEKVLRLGGLNPNGGTMETTLVLEPRSNLKTVDSQLSLSAVSQSDSASSTQSLTHGGVPELLVGLSYNATTGRMSVELIKGSHFRNLAINRPPDTYGRLTLLNSVGQEISRCKTSVRRGQPNPVYKETFVFQVALFQLSDVTLLVSIYNRRSMKRKEMVGWIALGQNSSGEEEQLHWQDMKESRGQQVCRWHVLLEA
- the syt16 gene encoding synaptotagmin-16 isoform X4; amino-acid sequence: MASDITPEAIGFLSTVGVVIVALAVLFLFINKKLCFSRVGGLPCLEQHGRRKKGRLGVRQGLVNSYGDDEDDGSSSSDSEEEVLKQFEISVSRSQSFRTAASKSSEQQTQLPLGRRHKFSRLSDQEEGSTEPSDCEEMEAPSRQSFQDPLSAAIDKSEKESTLSQETPAGLEAAGGTCSRTPSMTRPAADGSEATEVVDLNKNDPTDSASSTWSPEQEQPPHDEVSSQPVSSALRPPISKCGDLVLCLDYRPDVEKLLVSVIAARDIPDKARTGMDSWQVHMVLLPSKKQRQKTSVQKGSLPHFNETFRFSRLDPSELHSSAVRFRLYALGGRMSRERMMGEKVLRLGGLNPNGGTMETTLVLEPRSNLKTVDSQLSLSAVSQSDSASSTQSLTHGGVPELLVGLSYNATTGRMSVELIKGSHFRNLAINRPPDTYGRLTLLNSVGQEISRCKTSVRRGQPNPVYKETFVFQVALFQLSDVTLLVSIYNRRSMKRKEMVGWIALGQNSSGEEEQLHWQDMKESRGQQVCRWHVLLEA